A stretch of Aedes aegypti strain LVP_AGWG chromosome 2, AaegL5.0 Primary Assembly, whole genome shotgun sequence DNA encodes these proteins:
- the LOC110676586 gene encoding uncharacterized protein LOC110676586, with the protein MKAFVVFAMAIAIVASAAVEKKEAAAEGEKKQDKRGLWDLGYGYEPHGWDHSSLKLSHGWEDPHHITTVIKKEHIAVPVEVEKHVPYPVKVPYPVTVEKHVPVVVEKKVPVYVEKPVAVPVKVPYKVKEYVEVPKPYPVHVEKPYPVYVKKPVYVEKHVPIVVKSHGWEPHHSHSYSEVHSWH; encoded by the exons ATGAAG GCTTTTGTTGTTTTCGCTATGGCTATTGCCATCGTGGCCAGTGCTGCCGTTGAGAAGAAGGAAGCTGCTGCTGAAGGCGAAAAGAAGCAGGACAAACGTGGACTGTGGGACTTGGGATACGGTTATGAGCCTCATGGTTGGGATCATTCGTCGTTGAAGTTGTCCCATGGTTGGGAAGATCCTCATCACATTACCACCGTCATCAAGAAGGAACACATTGCTGTCCCTGTTGAGGTCGAGAAGCACGTCCCATACCCAGTCAAGGTCCCATACCCAGTGACCGTCGAGAAGCACGTTCCAGTCGTCGTTGAAAAGAAGGTCCCAGTCTACGTCGAGAAGCCAGTTGCTGTCCCAGTGAAAGTCCCATACAAGGTCAAGGAATACGTCGAAGTCCCCAAGCCATACCCAGTCCATGTTGAGAAGCCATACCCAGTCTACGTCAAGAAGCCCGTCTACGTCGAGAAGCACGTcccaattgtcgtcaagtcccACGGATGGGAGCCACATCACAGCCACTCTTACTCTGAGGTCCACTCATGGCACTAA